A genomic window from Streptomyces mirabilis includes:
- a CDS encoding DegV family protein: MSRHVAIVTDSTAYLPPRTMERHGITAVPLTVVLGDQALEEGTEISARSLAQALQKRRPVTTSRPSPEDFAAAYRRVAESGATDIVSLHLSAELSGTYDAAVIAAREAPVPVRVVDTGMIAMALGFCALAAAESAEAGGTADEAVTAAEKRAAGTYAYFYVDTLDYLRRGGRIGAAQALLGSALAVKPLLQLDGGRIEPLEKVRTASKAIARLEEIVAERAGSAQVDIAVHHLAAPERASALADRLRARVPGVVDLHVSEVGAVIGAHTGPGLLGAVVSPR; this comes from the coding sequence ATGTCCCGCCATGTCGCGATCGTCACCGATTCCACGGCCTACCTGCCGCCCCGGACGATGGAGCGCCACGGCATCACCGCGGTGCCCCTGACCGTGGTTCTCGGTGATCAGGCGCTCGAAGAGGGCACCGAGATCTCGGCCCGCTCCCTGGCACAGGCACTCCAGAAGCGGCGCCCCGTCACCACGTCCCGGCCCAGCCCCGAGGACTTCGCCGCGGCCTACCGCAGGGTCGCCGAGTCGGGCGCGACCGACATCGTCTCGCTCCATCTGTCCGCCGAGCTCTCCGGTACCTACGACGCCGCCGTCATCGCGGCCCGTGAGGCCCCGGTCCCCGTGCGGGTGGTGGACACCGGGATGATCGCGATGGCCCTCGGGTTCTGCGCACTGGCCGCGGCCGAGTCCGCGGAGGCGGGGGGCACCGCCGACGAGGCGGTCACGGCCGCGGAGAAGCGGGCCGCCGGCACCTACGCGTACTTCTACGTCGACACACTCGACTATCTGCGCCGTGGCGGCCGGATCGGCGCCGCGCAGGCGCTGTTGGGCTCCGCGCTCGCGGTGAAGCCGCTGCTCCAGCTCGACGGGGGCCGGATCGAACCTCTGGAGAAGGTACGGACGGCGTCCAAGGCGATCGCCCGGCTCGAGGAGATCGTGGCCGAACGCGCGGGCAGTGCCCAGGTCGACATCGCCGTCCACCATCTCGCCGCCCCCGAGCGGGCGTCCGCACTCGCGGACCGGTTGCGGGCGCGGGTGCCGGGCGTGGTCGATCTGCATGTGAGCGAGGTCGGTGCGGTGATCGGGGCGCACACGGGCCCCGGGCTGCTGGGAGCGGTCGTCTCGCCTCGATGA